A window of Microscilla marina ATCC 23134 contains these coding sequences:
- a CDS encoding serpin family protein: MNSRILIMLLGLLAFNTQAQNSQNSPTVKGSNQFALELYKKLSSNPQKNVFVSPYSISSALAMTYAGAKGSTAQEIANALHLPKNSVHQDFKNLNTHLNQLNTKGLQLSVANALWSEKSQKFLKAYLGLTQSCYRAKVKRLDFKQQPEKSRLIINKWVEDKTQRKIKNLIPKGIINQTTRLVLTNAIYFKGQWKYKFKKSQTRKMDFIAGKQKISDVKFMQMQRKFKYAETESLQVIELPYASQKVSMVVLLPKDINGIAKLEASLTAESYQKLMDRLFYTQVKLSLPKFKMTLNVKLKNVLKTMGMQQAFGNTADFSGMTGNKSLKISEVVHKAFVEVSEKGTEAAAATAVVVRTKSASAHRPVKPKVFRADHPFIFMIKDNTTGSILFMGKLANPK; the protein is encoded by the coding sequence ATGAATTCCCGAATATTAATAATGCTACTAGGGCTCTTGGCGTTTAATACCCAAGCCCAAAACTCACAAAATAGCCCCACAGTCAAGGGCAGCAACCAGTTTGCCCTGGAGCTTTATAAAAAACTGAGTAGCAATCCTCAAAAAAACGTGTTTGTATCGCCTTATAGCATTTCGTCGGCACTGGCTATGACCTATGCAGGGGCAAAAGGTAGTACAGCCCAAGAAATAGCCAATGCGCTGCACCTTCCCAAAAACTCGGTACACCAAGACTTTAAAAACCTCAACACTCACCTTAACCAACTCAACACCAAAGGCTTACAGCTATCAGTAGCCAATGCACTTTGGAGCGAAAAAAGTCAGAAATTTTTAAAAGCATATTTGGGGCTTACCCAAAGCTGTTATCGAGCAAAGGTTAAACGCCTTGACTTTAAACAACAACCTGAAAAATCGAGGTTGATCATTAACAAATGGGTAGAGGACAAAACCCAGCGTAAGATCAAAAACTTGATTCCTAAAGGGATCATCAATCAAACCACTCGTTTAGTGCTCACCAATGCTATTTACTTTAAAGGCCAGTGGAAATACAAATTCAAAAAAAGCCAAACCCGCAAAATGGATTTTATCGCTGGCAAGCAAAAAATAAGTGATGTTAAGTTTATGCAAATGCAACGCAAGTTTAAATACGCTGAAACTGAAAGCTTACAGGTGATTGAGCTGCCTTATGCTTCCCAAAAGGTGAGTATGGTGGTTTTGTTGCCTAAAGATATAAATGGTATAGCCAAATTGGAGGCTTCGCTTACGGCAGAAAGTTATCAAAAACTGATGGATAGGCTATTTTATACCCAGGTAAAGCTAAGTTTACCTAAGTTTAAGATGACCTTAAACGTAAAACTCAAGAATGTTTTGAAAACAATGGGGATGCAACAGGCCTTTGGTAACACCGCAGATTTTAGTGGAATGACAGGCAACAAATCGCTGAAAATTTCAGAGGTAGTACATAAGGCGTTTGTAGAGGTAAGCGAAAAAGGAACCGAAGCTGCGGCGGCTACGGCGGTTGTTGTGAGAACAAAATCAGCCAGCGCCCACCGCCCGGTAAAACCTAAGGTTTTTAGGGCAGATCATCCTTTTATATTTATGATTAAGGACAATACTACAGGTAGTATCTTGTTTATGGGTAAACTCGCCAACCCAAAGTAA
- a CDS encoding serpin family protein, producing MIHRTSFLMTLLLCLLCVSLQAQLLPNNPTVQGNTRFALQLYKQLSKASHQTQDNNVFVSPYSISSALAMTYAGAKGSTAQQMAHTLHFSPKSLDKDYQFLNHHFNHLNSKGLQLSIVNAIWGEKSKKFQPSFLKLNHTYYQAKLGKLDFKNQPKKSRIVINQWVAKKTQDKIKNLIPSGMISGNTRMVLTNAIYFQGKWKLRFDKSNTRKMNFIAHKITYPDIKFMHITNSIKYTENAILQAIELPYAGDKVSTVVLLPKHKNGLYQVEQWLTSKTYQALTTSLFHTKVILHLPKFKMTKNVPLKNALKALGMRIPFTKQADFSKIMQSESLVISEVVHKAFIEVSEKGTEAAAATAVIMSRPRSTSYNPEQPIPPKIFKADHPFMFIIKDNTTGSILFIGRLITPKQAI from the coding sequence ATGATACACCGTACCTCTTTTCTTATGACCCTACTGCTATGCCTGCTGTGTGTTAGTTTACAAGCCCAACTTTTGCCCAATAACCCTACTGTACAAGGCAACACTCGCTTTGCTTTGCAACTTTACAAGCAATTATCAAAAGCCTCTCACCAGACCCAAGATAATAATGTATTTGTATCTCCCTACAGCATTTCATCGGCATTGGCCATGACTTACGCTGGGGCAAAAGGCAGTACCGCGCAGCAAATGGCGCATACACTTCATTTTAGCCCCAAATCGTTAGATAAAGATTATCAATTTTTGAATCATCATTTCAACCACCTCAACAGCAAAGGTTTACAGCTCTCGATAGTCAATGCGATCTGGGGCGAAAAAAGTAAAAAGTTTCAACCTTCATTTCTCAAATTAAATCACACCTATTATCAGGCTAAACTGGGCAAATTGGATTTTAAAAATCAGCCAAAAAAATCAAGAATAGTGATCAATCAATGGGTAGCCAAAAAAACTCAGGATAAAATCAAAAACCTTATTCCCTCTGGTATGATCAGTGGCAACACTCGTATGGTGCTTACCAATGCCATTTACTTTCAAGGGAAATGGAAACTCAGATTTGATAAAAGCAATACCCGTAAGATGAACTTTATCGCCCATAAGATCACTTACCCTGATATAAAGTTTATGCACATTACTAACTCAATTAAATATACTGAAAATGCGATTTTACAGGCAATAGAGTTACCTTATGCAGGAGACAAAGTGAGTACGGTGGTATTGTTGCCCAAACATAAAAACGGGCTCTATCAGGTGGAACAATGGCTTACGTCAAAGACCTATCAAGCGCTTACAACAAGCTTGTTTCACACAAAAGTTATCTTACACTTACCCAAGTTTAAAATGACCAAAAATGTTCCACTCAAAAATGCTTTAAAAGCCTTGGGAATGAGAATACCTTTCACCAAACAGGCCGATTTTAGCAAAATCATGCAGAGTGAATCTTTGGTAATATCAGAGGTGGTACATAAGGCGTTTATAGAGGTGAGCGAAAAAGGAACCGAAGCTGCGGCGGCTACTGCCGTTATTATGTCAAGACCCAGGTCTACCTCCTACAATCCTGAACAACCTATTCCTCCTAAAATATTTAAGGCAGATCATCCATTTATGTTTATCATTAAAGACAACACCACGGGTAGTATTTTATTTATTGGCAGACTTATTACCCCCAAACAAGCCATTTAG
- a CDS encoding DUF4291 family protein, whose product MQKQIYAAYDDEGLFVYQAFKPKVVATAAAKGTFGTGFNTNRLTWIKPSFAWVLQRTKYATKHRMNAIARIKLSHEGWLHLLRQAVPTQYDAQRYTNEEDWQQALDKAVVIHQWDPERDLLGKKLDRAAIQVGVRSEELSLRYVNEWILGIEDVTELAHAIGSLQKRRNPPLPETPEERLYPVSEEMALALGCF is encoded by the coding sequence ATGCAAAAACAAATTTATGCTGCTTACGACGACGAAGGTTTGTTTGTGTATCAGGCATTTAAACCTAAAGTAGTGGCCACTGCTGCGGCTAAAGGTACTTTTGGGACTGGTTTTAATACCAATCGCCTTACCTGGATCAAGCCTTCGTTTGCGTGGGTATTGCAGCGCACCAAGTATGCTACCAAACACCGGATGAACGCGATAGCTCGTATCAAGTTATCGCACGAGGGTTGGTTGCACCTATTACGGCAAGCTGTGCCTACTCAATACGATGCCCAACGCTACACCAATGAAGAAGACTGGCAACAGGCATTAGACAAGGCAGTGGTCATTCACCAATGGGACCCAGAGCGTGATTTGCTGGGCAAAAAACTGGACAGAGCGGCTATTCAAGTGGGCGTTCGGAGCGAAGAGTTATCGTTGCGTTACGTGAACGAATGGATTTTGGGTATAGAAGATGTCACAGAGCTGGCGCATGCCATCGGGAGTTTGCAAAAGCGACGTAACCCTCCATTGCCTGAAACCCCCGAAGAACGGCTTTATCCTGTATCAGAAGAAATGGCGCTTGCCCTGGGGTGTTTTTAA